TTGGCCTGGAACGGGAACGCCACCTGGGCGATGGCGGTGACGAGGGCCGGATAGGCGAGACCCGTCAGCACCGAGAGCGCGGCGAGCAGGACGATCGCGGGGCGTAGCTGCGTGAACATGGCGGGTCTCGTCTACACCAGCCGCAGAGCGACCAGGATCATGTCGATCATCTTGATGCCCGGGAACGGGATGATGATGCCACCGATGCCGTAGATCCAGACATGACGACGCAGGACGGCGGCGGCGCCCAACGGCCGGTAGCGTACGCCCTTCAGCGCCAGCGGAATCAGCGCGATGATGATCAACGCGTTGAAGATGACGGCGGAGAGGATGGCGCTCTCCGGCGTGGCCAGGTGCATGATGTTGAGCGCGTTCAAGACCGGATAGGTGGACGCGAACGCGGCGGGTATGATCGCGAAGTACTTGGCCACATCGTTGGCGATGCTGAACGTGGTCAGGGCGCCGCGAGTCATGAGCATCTGCTTGCCGGTCTCCACCACCTCGAGCAGCTTGGTAGGATTGGAGTCCAGGTCGATCATGTTTCCGGCTTCCTTGGCGGCCTGGGTGCCGGAGTTCATCGCCACCGCGACGTCGGCCTGGGCAAGAGCGGGCGCGTCGTTGGTGCCGTCGCCCGTCATCGCCACCAGGCGACCCTCGGCCTGGGTCTCGCGGATCAGTTTGAGCTTAGCCTCGGGCGTCGCCTCGGCGAGGAAGTCGTCGATGCCGGCTTCGGCGGCGATGGCCGCCGCGGTGAGCGGGTTGTCACCGGTGATCATCACGGTGCGGATGCCCATGCGCCGGAGCTCGATGAAGCGCTCTCGGATCCCGCCCTTGACGATGTCCTTGAGCTGGATGGCGCCGAGCACGCTCTTGCCGTCCGCGACGACGAGCGGGGTTGCCCCCGCCTTCGCGATCGTATCCACGGCCGCGCGCACCTCCGGCGGCACAACGCCTCCGAGATTGCGGACATGGGTCTCGATCGCATCTGCGGCGCCCTTGCGGACCTGACGGCCGTTGAGGTTGACCCCGCTCATCCGCGTCTGTGCCGTAAACGGCACGAAGGTGGCGCCGAGCTTCTCGACGTCACGCTCGCGGATTCCGTACTTGTCCTTGGCCAGCACCACGATGCTGCGCCCTTCAGGCGTCTCGTCGGCCAGCGAGGCGAGCTGGGCGGCGTCGGCGAGATCGCGCTCGGGTACGCCGGGCGCAGGGTAGAACTGCGTGGCTTGACGATTACCGAGCGTGATGGTCCCGGTCTTGTCGAGGAGCAGGACGTCCACGTCACCCGCCGCCTCTACCGCCCGGCCGGACATGGCGATGACGTTCTTCTGGATCATGCGGTCCATGCCGGCAATGCCGATGGCGGACAGGAGCGCCCCGATAGTCGTGGGGATCAAGCACACGAGGAGCGCCACCAGCACCGTGACGGTCACCGGCGTCCCCTGCCCCGCCGCGCTCACGCTGTAGATGGAGTACGGCAGCAGCGTCGCGGTGGCGAGGAGGAAGATGATGGTCATCGCCGCAAGGAGGATATCCAGCGCGATCTCGTTGGGCGTCTTCTGCCGCTTGGCGCCCTCCACAAGGCTGATCATCCGATCGAGGAACGCCTCGCCGGGATTCGCGGTCACCTCCACGATGAGCCAGTCCGACAGCACTTGGGTGCCGCCGGTCACCGAGCTGCGGTCTCCGCCGCTCTCGCGGATGACCGGCGCGCTCTCACCGGTGATGGCGCTCTCGTTGACGGAGGCCACGCCCTCAATGACGATTCCGTCCACCGGGATGAAGTCGCCGGCCTCGACCAGCACCACGTGCCCCTTGCGGAGCGAGGTGGCGGAGACCCGCTCGATCGAGGCGCCCCGCTGCGGCCGGGCGAGACGCTTCGCCTGCAATTCACGGCGCGCCTTGCGCAACGACGCCGCCTGGGCTTTCCCCCGCCCCTCCGCCATCGCCTCCGCGAAGTTGGCGAAGAGCACGGTGAACCAGAGCCACACCGACACCCAGAAGATGAACCAGTCTGGGGCCTCTCCCATGCCCATGAGGGCTTGGAGCCACAGGAGGGTCGTGAGGATGGATCCCACGTACACCACGAACATGACCGGGTTGCGCACCTGACGTCGCGGAGTCAGCTTGCGGAACGAGTCGACGATGGCCTGCTTGATGATCGCGGTATCGAACAGCCGGTGCTTGACCGTACTCGCCATGGCTTCAGGACCTCACTTCGCAGCGATCAGGGTGAGGTGCTCGACGATGGGTCCGAGCGCGAGCGCGGGGACGAAGGTCAAAGCACCGACGAGGATGACCACGCCGACCAGTAGCCCCACGAACAGCGGCGTGTGGGTCGGCAGGGTGCCGGCGCCGGCTAGCACGAGCTTCTTCCGGGCCAGCGCCCCCGCGATGGCCAGCACCGGGACGGCCAGCCAGTACCGACCGAACAGCATCGCGAAGCCGAGCGCGGTGTTGTAGAACGGCGTGTTCGCGGAC
This Candidatus Methylomirabilota bacterium DNA region includes the following protein-coding sequences:
- the kdpB gene encoding potassium-transporting ATPase subunit KdpB produces the protein MASTVKHRLFDTAIIKQAIVDSFRKLTPRRQVRNPVMFVVYVGSILTTLLWLQALMGMGEAPDWFIFWVSVWLWFTVLFANFAEAMAEGRGKAQAASLRKARRELQAKRLARPQRGASIERVSATSLRKGHVVLVEAGDFIPVDGIVIEGVASVNESAITGESAPVIRESGGDRSSVTGGTQVLSDWLIVEVTANPGEAFLDRMISLVEGAKRQKTPNEIALDILLAAMTIIFLLATATLLPYSIYSVSAAGQGTPVTVTVLVALLVCLIPTTIGALLSAIGIAGMDRMIQKNVIAMSGRAVEAAGDVDVLLLDKTGTITLGNRQATQFYPAPGVPERDLADAAQLASLADETPEGRSIVVLAKDKYGIRERDVEKLGATFVPFTAQTRMSGVNLNGRQVRKGAADAIETHVRNLGGVVPPEVRAAVDTIAKAGATPLVVADGKSVLGAIQLKDIVKGGIRERFIELRRMGIRTVMITGDNPLTAAAIAAEAGIDDFLAEATPEAKLKLIRETQAEGRLVAMTGDGTNDAPALAQADVAVAMNSGTQAAKEAGNMIDLDSNPTKLLEVVETGKQMLMTRGALTTFSIANDVAKYFAIIPAAFASTYPVLNALNIMHLATPESAILSAVIFNALIIIALIPLALKGVRYRPLGAAAVLRRHVWIYGIGGIIIPFPGIKMIDMILVALRLV